The genomic stretch ATGCTCTCTGGACGGCTGAGCTCGATGCCCTTCTTCGCGTAGTCTTCCTCGATGTCCCAGGCGTCCCAGTCGCGCGGCTTGTCGGCCGGATAAACCCAGAGCTGGTTGCCGCGGCCGGCCAGCGCTTCGCGGCCCGTGGCCTTGTGGATCAGGCTGGTGACGGTGCCGTCGGCCCCGATGGTAGCGCGCAGATGCGCGTTCTCGAGATGGCTCTCGCTCACCGACAGCCCGGGCACCGGCTCCAGCGTGGCGCGGGTGAACACCTTGATGCCGAGCGGCGCCATCACGTCCGGGCTCGAAAAATGCGTGCCGTCCGACAGCGTCACCCGCACCGGGCGCCGGCTGAGCGAGGGGTTCACCACGATCACCGCGTCATGCACGTCGCCATTGGGGATGCGGTTGACGATCGCCGACATCGCCATCTGCTGGCGCGCCAGCGCCCGACCCACCGCATCGTTCAGCTCCCGCTCGGCATCCTCGTAAACCTCGGCGATCGAGGAGCCGGGCAGGATGTCGTGGAACTCGTTCTTCAGCACCACGCGCCAGATGTGCTCGAGGCTTTCCGGCTGCTCGCCGCCGAGCAGCGCCGCCAGACCCGCCAGCGTCTCGGCGGTGATCAGCGCGCGCTCGGCCTGCCGGTGCGCCTTCTTGGTGGCGCTCTGCGTGGTGAGCGTCGCCCGGTGCAGCTCGAGATAGATATCGCCCTGCCACACCGGCAACTCGGTCCGCTTGCCGGTTTCGTGCGCCGCGGCGAAGAAATCCTCGACCCGGCTCCAGCGCGCCTTGGGCAGCACCGGGAAATCCCTCAGCTGCATTTCGCGTGTCACATATTCCGGCGTCACCCCGCCGCCGCCGTCGCCATAGCCCACCGCCAGCAGCGACGTGGGGTGCTGCGGCTTCTGCATGAAGTTGCGCCAGGTCTTGAGGATGCTGAGCGGGTTCACCGCCCCGTTATAGCCATGCCAGGGGTTGTTGAAGGTGTGGGTCAACACCCGCGAGCCATCGATCCCCTCCCACCAGAACAGGTCGGCCGGGATGGTATTGGTGTCGTTCCAGTTCACCTTGATGGTGAAGAACGAGTCGATACCGCCTTGTTTGAGCAGCTGCGGCAGCCCGCCCGAGAAGCCGAAGCAGTCGGGCAGCCAGCATACCCGGTGCCGGACTCCGAATTTCTGCTGGAAGTAGCGCTGGCCGTAGAGGATCTGTCGCGTCAGGCTTTCGCCGGTGGGCATATTGGTGTCGGGCTCGACCCACATGCCGCCGACCGTCTCCCAGCCGCCGGCCGCCACCTTGGCCTTGATCTTCTGGAACAGGGCAGGGTCGTCTTCCTCGATCTGCGCATAATAGTGCGCCGTCGACTGGTTGAAGCGGAAGCCCGACTGCGCCAGGTACTCGTTGCTCCCCTCCATCAGCGTCACCGCCGTCGAGAAGGTGCGGCGCATCTTCCGCCGCGTCTCGGCATAGGGCCAGAGCCAGGCGAGATCGATATGGGCATGCCCGGTGAGTGCAATCTCGCCCTGTTGCGGGAAGCGCTGCTGCAATTCGCGCAACCGCTCGATCAGCTTGCGGTCGGCGGCGATGACGCTCCGGCGCTGCTCCTCGGTGAGCGCGGCCGGATTGTTCTTGAGCGGCGGCAACTGCCAGATCTTCTGCTGGCCGCGCTGCGGCGCGAAGCGCGCGACATAGTCCTCGGTGGCCGACGGCCAGTCGAGCGCGTAGAACGCTTCCTCGGCCGCTGCGACCAGGTGCGGCACCACCTCGTGCTCTCCCAACTCCGAAGCTGCTTCATGCACCTGCTGCAACCGCAGGCGGAACGCGTCCACCGCGCCATCGAGCCAGTAGAGCCTGGCTTCGTTCAGGTGGGGCTTGCGCACCGGCTCGCCGAACGGCAGCCGCGCCACCGCTTCCGCCTCGATGCGGAAGTCGTGCGCCCGAACCGGGAATTCCTTGTGATAGGGGTCGTTGCCGAAGCCGACA from Devosia sp. A16 encodes the following:
- a CDS encoding alpha-mannosidase translates to MALSIGQRLDRIRVRLDELTWWRERETVPVGSWTLNGKPIEVGAPWPNRDGVQNFAVGVSVPSSWPIAETRLFLDLGGEALATLIYADDNVGFGNDPYHKEFPVRAHDFRIEAEAVARLPFGEPVRKPHLNEARLYWLDGAVDAFRLRLQQVHEAASELGEHEVVPHLVAAAEEAFYALDWPSATEDYVARFAPQRGQQKIWQLPPLKNNPAALTEEQRRSVIAADRKLIERLRELQQRFPQQGEIALTGHAHIDLAWLWPYAETRRKMRRTFSTAVTLMEGSNEYLAQSGFRFNQSTAHYYAQIEEDDPALFQKIKAKVAAGGWETVGGMWVEPDTNMPTGESLTRQILYGQRYFQQKFGVRHRVCWLPDCFGFSGGLPQLLKQGGIDSFFTIKVNWNDTNTIPADLFWWEGIDGSRVLTHTFNNPWHGYNGAVNPLSILKTWRNFMQKPQHPTSLLAVGYGDGGGGVTPEYVTREMQLRDFPVLPKARWSRVEDFFAAAHETGKRTELPVWQGDIYLELHRATLTTQSATKKAHRQAERALITAETLAGLAALLGGEQPESLEHIWRVVLKNEFHDILPGSSIAEVYEDAERELNDAVGRALARQQMAMSAIVNRIPNGDVHDAVIVVNPSLSRRPVRVTLSDGTHFSSPDVMAPLGIKVFTRATLEPVPGLSVSESHLENAHLRATIGADGTVTSLIHKATGREALAGRGNQLWVYPADKPRDWDAWDIEEDYAKKGIELSRPESIRVVEDSPVRAAIRIVRRFRASTVTQTYSLDANGVRLDIATEIDWHDRHCLLRTQTPVAVRATHATFEHANGVVQRTTHNNTSWDQAQFEVPGHRFLDMSEPGFGVALLNDAKYGHSAKGNVLGLSLVRSPLYPDPLADEGGQRFTYALYPHAGEWHEGRVREEAEDLNQPMLAAVASGVAAANYTPIGVEGIPAALSGLKPAEDGNGLVLRVYEPSGRRGDFAVAVPDGWRLGESLSILEEPMERGEGAELRPFEVRSWRISRG